TCAAACAAAGGTGAAAAATCTGGAGAACTGGTGATTATCAACAACCAAAAGAAATTTATAATCCAAAGCAATGCCAAAAATTAAGATGGTGGCTGTGTACAGCTTTAACTAGAGAAGCCTAAGATGAGCTGTATCATTCAGCTTTTTTATCTGCCAACCAGATCTCAGAGAATGCTGCAACACAGTCACTGAAGAGTCTTCTATGCAGAATTTATGTGACATCTGAGAGCTACATCCAAGAAGACCAGTAAGGAGACACTTGATTGGCACAGAATGAGTAAATAGTCCTATACAAGAAACAGATGGTGAAAAGCTGCTGAAACTAGAATTATGCAGTGAACTTTGGTGGTTTATGTTGCTAGAAGCAATTTCGTCTTCGATCTCATCTCCAGTGGTTGTCACAAATTGTAACCTGCTTTTACCAGATTTTTTCCTCGAGAACGCAGGTCGATGTCTGTTGAGAGAATCCCATTGGTTTGAATGGAGAGAAGGTGGTCCATCTTGGTCATGAATTGAGTTTGTCATAGCATGGGAATTGTGCTGAGAAAATGTCTGGCTGTCATTTTGATGTGGCGAGAAAACTAATCTCAATTTTTCATGTAACCCCAGGACAGTATCGTTTAAAAAGCGAATCATCCGGAATTCGACTTGTCTAAGTGATTCTCCAGAAGGTGCAGTAAAATCTGGTTGGAACCGGTCAATGTATCCCATAACTTCAGGTGTGTATGTTTCTGATCGAAGGCAGCCCTCCCAATTTCCTTGGCTAATCTCGGAAAGAGAATCTGAGGATTGAATTTGTTCCTCTGAAAAATTGACTTCCTGTACATTGAAACATTGATCATTACAGTAAGATTTATTGCACAAAATTTTAAGATGTAATTAATCTATTTGTCATCTGCATTTATGGAACCATTAGAAGTAAAATTCCAAAAACACATGAAGTTCAGTGTAAGGCAATCATGCAACTATATTTATAGAAAGTAGTATGTGTTCAAATTAAATACCCATTGTGTATTTGTTCAAgttaaaaatcaaaccaaaccTCAAAAACCGACCACACCCACATCACATTTCTAGTTTTTATTTCCACCTAACTTAAACCCTAAAGTATCTACCTTAGAGTAGTTATAGTGCCATGCCGCCACCTCCTTTGTAGCCTTCTCCTCCTTTGTCCCACAACCGCGTCTTCTGCTTCTCTTCCCCACACGTTCCGTACATAGGCTTTCACAATTCGTCTGTCGCTTCTGCTCTCTCACTGGTTTACAAGTAACAGCAACCCATTCACCATACCTTCTCTGCCGCTTCTGCTCTCTCCTTGTCTGTTAGGTTTTCTAATGTATCTTGTCTTAACATTCTCCTAGAGTGAAATTTCAAATGGCTAGTTTCTTCACTTGTCAAGATTGGAATTGCTAAGTTGCTAAAGATTTTGgtttatattttgaattggCTTGTATTCTAAGTTGAAAGTCATAGAGAGGCAGAGGAAGTAGAGCTATGTTACAAAATACCAATTTTTTCCAGTTTTCTTTCCAAGTTAGGAt
This region of Cicer arietinum cultivar CDC Frontier isolate Library 1 chromosome 8, Cicar.CDCFrontier_v2.0, whole genome shotgun sequence genomic DNA includes:
- the LOC101496202 gene encoding uncharacterized protein, which gives rise to MGANHSVEGGNDSEDEEEEQEEDEERNINGHISGSQLNNHLIVKKVLEQEPEMLPCHASASPLSPQLSSLGTPRLGPSIKVWDPYNVLAPPPTTPLQSPPPVMFSRGFSSASGAAVEDEVVEVFLICHGECELNLATDLVGGRCPAAMLTPNGKRQARALAVFLKSQGVRFNAVYCSPLDRARSTAVSVCKEVNFSEEQIQSSDSLSEISQGNWEGCLRSETYTPEVMGYIDRFQPDFTAPSGESLRQVEFRMIRFLNDTVLGLHEKLRLVFSPHQNDSQTFSQHNSHAMTNSIHDQDGPPSLHSNQWDSLNRHRPAFSRKKSGKSRLQFVTTTGDEIEDEIASSNINHQSSLHNSSFSSFSPSVSCIGLFTHSVPIKCLLTGLLGCSSQMSHKFCIEDSSVTVLQHSLRSGWQIKKLNDTAHLRLL